One genomic segment of Erythrolamprus reginae isolate rEryReg1 chromosome 2, rEryReg1.hap1, whole genome shotgun sequence includes these proteins:
- the CDC37 gene encoding hsp90 co-chaperone Cdc37, which translates to MVDYSVWDHIEVSDDEDETHPNIDTPSLFRWRHQARVERMEQFHKEKEDIDKGSRDCKRKLSECQKKIKELSLTNAESSKNDLQKLQAEVQQLKKEEKSWDNKIEENRKKEKNLPWNVDTLSRDGFSKSVFNVKTEQEADSEEQKEKKHKTFVEKYEKQIKHFGMLRHWDDSQKYLSDNPHLVCEETANYLVIWCIDLEVEEKHALMQQVAHQTIVMQFILELSKSLKVDPRACFRQFFAKIKTADQQYMEGFNDELESFKVRVKERAKARIERAMKEYEEEERQKRLGPGGLDPVEVYESLPQELQKCFDVKDVQMLQDSISKMDPTEAKYHMQRCIDSGLWVPNAQSEGMEKSDKLEGVYEEVKKESSEEEKGNP; encoded by the exons ATGGTGGATTACAGCGTCTGGGATCACATCGAGGTGTCCGACGATGAAGACGAGACTCACCCCAACATCGACACCCCCAGCCTTTTCCGATGGCGGCACCAA GCCCGGGTTGAACGGATGGAGCAGTTTCACAAGGAGAAAGAGGACATAGACAAAGGATCCCGGGATTGCAAACGCAAGTTATCTGAGtgccagaagaaaataaaagaacttTCATTGACCAACGCAGAGAGTAGCAAAAATGATCTGCAGAAGTTACAGGCTGAGGTGCAGCAActcaagaaagaagaaaagagctgGGACAATAAGATAGAAGAAaacaggaagaaggaaaagaacctGCCGTGGAACGTTGACACTCTTAGCAGAGATGGCTTCAGTAAG AGTGTCTTTAATGTAAAAACTGAACAAGAGGCGGATTCTGaagaacaaaaagagaaaaagcacAAAACATTTGTGGAAAAATATGAGAAACAAATTAAGCACTTCG GAATGTTGCGGCATTGGGATGATAGTCAGAAATACCTTTCTGATAATCCACACCTTGTTTGTGAAGAGACAGCCAATTATTTAGTTATCTGGTGTATTGATCTGGAAGTAGAAGAG AAACATGCCCTGATGCAACAGGTAGCCCATCAGACCATAGTGATGCAGTTCATTTTAGAGCTGTCTAAGAGCCTGAAAGTTGATCCTAGAGCTTGTTTCAGACAATTTTTTGCTAAAATCAAG ACAGCTGACCAGCAGTATATGGAGGGTTTTAATGATGAACTGGAATCCTTCAAGGTCCGAGTGAAGGAGCGGGCTAAAGCACGCATTGAAAGAGCTATGAAAGAATATGAAGAAGAAGAGCGTCAgaaacggctgggtccagggggCCTTGATCCAGTAGAAGTTTATGAATCTCTCCCACAA GAACTTCAGAAATGTTTTGATGTGAAAGATGTGCAGATGCTTCAGGATTCTATCAGCAAAATGGACCCTACT GAAGCAAAATACCACATGCAGCGGTGTATTGATTCTGGCCTGTGGGTACCAAATGCTCAATCAGAAGGAATGGAAAAAAGTGACAAGTTAGAAGGCGTCTATGAGGAAGTGAAGAAGGAGAGCtctgaggaagaaaaaggaaatccCTAA